A single window of Periophthalmus magnuspinnatus isolate fPerMag1 chromosome 22, fPerMag1.2.pri, whole genome shotgun sequence DNA harbors:
- the bsdc1 gene encoding BSD domain-containing protein 1, protein MADGESWWGGWFQQSFQAVKEKSSEALEFIKRDLTEFSTVVQHDTACSIVATATAVKNKLAVEGSSETTEKVKKSLSSFLGVITDTLAPPPDKTIDCDVITLVATPAGTTEVYDSSKARLYSLQADPATYCNEPDGPPEQFDNWMCSFSLEEKKGEISELLVNSPSIRALYTKMVPAAVSHSEFWQRYFYKVFQLDQEEARRVALKQRAEQSTHTETLGWEEEEEDDFLCTTPSSYQPAQTPTLDQSSSTLTETSLLTPVQSPSEERLSLSSDSISLPTQIDVQPDLYVPELEKKMTEVSLDEITNTDDQRSPEGVVTQPEANTEAVMGPSVKTDATKEDGPQDLRVFELNSDSGKSTPSNNGKKGSSTDVSEDWEKDFDLDMTEEEVQMALSKIEASGEQLDEDWENWD, encoded by the exons ATGGCTGACGG TGAAAGCTGGTGGGGAGGCTGGTTTCAGCAGAGCTTCCAGGCTGTCAAAGAAAAG TCCTCCGAGGCCTTAGAATTTATAAAGCGAGACTTGACAGAGTTCAGTACTGTGGTGCAGCATGACACGGCCTGTTCAATCGTGGCAACAGCCACAGctgttaaaaacaaacttgcA GTGGAAGGGTCATCTGAAACCACAGAGAAAGTGAAGAAAAGCCTTTCAAGTTTTCTTGGTGTGATAACTGACACACTTGCTCCGCCCCCTGACAAAACCATTGATTGTGATGTAATCACTTTAGTAGCAACACCAGCAGGAACTACAGAGGTGTATGACAGTTCAAAG GCCCGTCTCTACAGTCTGCAGGCTGACCCTGCTACTTACTGCAATGAACCTGACG GTCCCCCAGAGCAATTTGACAACTGGATGTGCAGTTTTAGTttagaggagaagaaaggagaaatCTCTGAACTTTTGGTCAACAGTCCATCTATACGAGCTCTTTACACTAAAATG GTTCCTGCTGCTGTATCTCACTCAGAGTTTTGGCAGAGGTATTTCTATAAAGTCTTCCAGTTGGACCAG GAGGAGGCACGAAGAGTGGCTCTGAAACAACGAGCAGAACAAAGTACGCATACAGAGACTCTGGGctgggaagaagaggaagagg ATGATTTCCTCTGCACCACCCCATCCTCTTATCAACCAGCCCAAACGCCGACACTGGACCAGAGTTCATCCACGCTGACAGAAACATCCCTCCTAACTCCCGTCCAATCTCCAAGTGAAGAACGCCTCTCCCTGAGCAGTGACAGTATCAGTCTACCAACGCAGATAGATGTTCAGCCAGACCTATATGTCCCTGAGCTGGAAAAGAAAATGACTGAGGTTTCTTTGGACGAAATTACAAACACAGATGACCAGCGAAGTCCAGAGGGCGTGGTAACTCAACCTGAGGCTAATACTGAAGCAGTGATGGGACCCTCAGTGAAAACAGACGCAACAAAAGAAGATGGACCCCAAGATCTAAGAGTGTTTGAGTTGAATTCTGACAGTGGAAAATCTACACCTTCAAATAATGGCAAAAAAG GGTCAAGCACTGATGTGAGTGAAGACTGGGAAAAAGACTTTGACTTGGAcatgacagaggaggaggtacAGATGGCTCTTTCTAAAATTGAAGCATCAGGAGag CAACTGGATGAAGACTGGGAAAACTGGGATTGA
- the olig4 gene encoding oligodendrocyte transcription factor 4 encodes MDSDAGSSCSRSSSPDIVVDDSAGSFFSNKMFHPYLQDHREASKGRMEQLGAGGKMKGRSELSKEEMQDLRLKVNSRERKRMHDLNQAMDGLREVMPYAQGPSVRKLSKISTLLLARNYILMLSSSLEEMKKLVGDVYGGNAAVQARAPAHPTMASTAPATHLPLHPLAQSLHSLVGSTPSPLQHHSSPAPTAAAPHSPPHSNSFLGFHPSVQGLLKDPLHVNHHSFRHFPGMPCPCSLCQPLPTTTSTLHNLALNK; translated from the coding sequence ATGGATTCTGATGCTGGCTCTAGTTGCAGTCGCTCGTCATCCCCAGACATTGTAGTGGATGATTCTGCTGGGAGCTTCTTTTCCAACAAGATGTTCCACCCATATCTTCAGGACCACAGAGAGGCCAGTAAGGGCAGAATGGAGCAGCTCGGTGCAGGGGGAAAGATGAAGGGAAGGTCGGAGCTCAGTAAGGAGGAGATGCAGGACTTAAGACTGAAAGTGAACAGccgggagaggaagaggatgcaCGATCTGAATCAGGCAATGGATGGCCTCAGGGAGGTCATGCCCTATGCCCAAGGCCCGTCAGTGCGTAAGCTGTCCAAGATCTCCACTCTGCTACTAGCCCGGAACTACATCCTCATGTTGTCCAGCTCATTGGAGGAGATGAAGAAATTAGTGGGTGATGTTTATGGAGGCAATGCAGCTGTACAGGCTCGTGCCCCGGCCCACCCAACAATGGCTTCCACAGCTCCTGCGACCCACCTTCCCCTGCACCCTCTGGCCCAGTCGCTGCACTCACTGGTGGGCAGCACGCCCTCGCCTCTCCAGCACCACTCTTCCCCAGCACCCACAGCAGCAGCTCCACACTCACCCCCACACTCCAACAGCTTCCTGGGCTTCCATCCATCAGTTCAGGGCCTCCTGAAGGATCCGCTCCACGTGAACCACCACTCCTTCAGGCACTTCCCGGGCATGCCCTGTCCCTGCTCACTGTGCCAGCCACTGCCCACTACCACCTCCACGTTACACAACCTGGCATTGAACAAATGA